In the Orcinus orca chromosome 19, mOrcOrc1.1, whole genome shotgun sequence genome, CTAGGCTAGCTAGGGTACAAGGCATAAACAGACGACTTTGTCCACGGAGAGCTACCATCTGGAGGGCACTCACATCTAACATCTAAGGAGAACCTGGGGTGACTAGATTCTAGACCCTGTAAGATCAGAGGACAGCTTTCCTTCTGAGGAACTGTGGGTGTTTGGGGGGATTCCCTCCCAGAGCcagcctcccccttcccttccccagactGAGCTCTCCCTCACCTGTTGAGACAACCTGGCAGCTGCAGCGCAGGGGCCCCGCCAGCCTGGCTCAAGCCCGCGGGGTTGGGGGCGGCAGCCCCATTCAACCCCCCCAGGAGCCCATTGAGGGGCAGGGCCCCGCTGCCCGCCAGCCCCCCCAGCAGCCCCTCAGCCAGGGGCATAGCCCCCAGCCCCGCTGCCCCGGGTGCCCGGCCTAGCCCATTCTGTGGCTGGGGCGGGAGCGGGGCAGGGCCCCCAGGCAGGGCCAGGGGCAGAGTAGCAGGGCTCTGCTGGAGCAGGGGCAGCGGTGGGGGCGTGCTGTGGAAGGACAGCGACGAGCTGCTGCGGCTTGGGCAGCCTGAGTGTGggtcctggggagggagggggaagggaggggtcagAGGGGCAGGGGGCCAGCATGACCTTTCTGGCCCCCCGGCCCGGCACCCACCAGCATTCTCACAGAGCACAgccccccccccttcccccaggcAGAGCCACCCAGGAAGAAGCAAGGCCCGGGATAAAGGATAAGAATCCAAACAGTCTTCACAAGTCACTTCCTAGGGGCCCAGCATCCCTCACGATGCTTGTTTAACACTGAACAGTGATGACGGTAGTGACCACCTGGTGAACCAGACCCAGGGTTCAGTGCCTGACCTGTACTAACTCGTTACTGCCTTTTTATGGGTGAAACCACTGGTTCTTAAACAGGCTAAACAACTCTGCAGGCAGCTGGAGTGAAAGATTCAGGCTCAAATCCCATGTCCACAATTTAATGGCTTGAGTGGCTTCTCTGTTTTAGTTTCCTCACTCATAACACGGGGGTAAGAGGAGAACCTATTCCATAAAACTATTGTGAAgacaaaacacacacaccctttaAAAGTCTCAGCACAAGACGTGACAAAGGGCAAGTATGCAATTAATGTCGGTTACTATTATGACTATTGTTGCCCAAGTCACACATTTAGAAAGTAGCAGGGAGAACAAGAACCCACTTTGTTTGATTTCCAGAAACAACCACAATATAACAATAGCAACGGCTCCCCCAACCGCCAGCAATTACACGGGGATTATTTTGTGTGCAGCTACAACAAACTATAATAAACTCTTCACAAACACTTCTCAAAGAGGCCTTCCCTAACCACCTTATATTCAGAGAAGAACCCCACCCTCCATTCTTTCTCATAGCCCTCAAATTATTTCCATCTTAGTAATTTTCCTGATTTGTAATTATTGATTTTCTTGGATTGAGCCTGTCTCCAGGAGCAAAACTGTCCGATTTGCTCACTCATTGCTTAGCCAATGCCTGGAGCTAAGTAGGCACCTCATAATGATTACTTatttaatgaaagaatgaatgggtCAGTCAACCAATTACTCAGCCAATCACTCCATTGTCCAGCCTCCAATAGCCGCAAGGTAGAGATGCAACTAGAAGGCCCTTGCACCTCCCCACTCCTGCCCGTCCCTGGTGCCCCTCCCCGTGGCGCCCACCTCGGAAGACGTGGACAGCGAGTTGTCCAGGCCCAGACTGTTCTTCCCCGGAGGGCTCTTGCTGGTGCTCAAGGAATCGCTGCTGCCGGCTGAGGGAGGGAGATCACGGAAGGAGGTCAGGGGCTGGAGTCAGGGCCAGTTCTGACCGCACAGCAGAAGCCCCCATCCCCGGGCTGGGTGGGATTCCCCTTACCTTGGGGAGGCAGGCCATAGGGCCCAGGGACAGGGCCGTTGGTGGCAGGCAGGGCGGCAGGCAGGGCGGCGAAGGGCACAGAGAGTTGCACGTTGAGAATCTGCAGTCGCTCTTTCTTAGCCGTAAGGCTCAGGATCTGCTCCTGAAGCCTCTGGTTTTCCTTCTGCAGTGCATGCAGCGCCTTCAGCATCTCCACGACTGCAGACAGAAGGCGAGAGCGCCTGAGCCCCGCGGGCCTGGaaaggctgggggcggggccaggtGACCGGGGGCGGGGCCTGACAAAGGAAATAGGACTGAGACCTAGCAGAGAAGGCGCCGGCTAGCGAGGGACTCAGGTGAGTCCTGGGGAGCTAGAGGTGTGAGGACAACGGGTGGGGCCTGAGGCTTGGGGTGGAGTCCAAGTGCTTGGGAGGGAAGGGGCGGGCGGAAGTTGGGGCTTAGTAAAATAAGGGCCAGGAGGTCGTGAGCGCCAAAAGCCCTGCGAAGAGGGGGCGGGCCCAGGAGCAGGACCCAGCGAGGGTTAAAGGCAAGGCCAGCGGTTGGCCAGAGTTAAGGCAGGGGCGGGGCCGCAGGCGGAACCGTAAAGACGTTTGGGGACCTGGGAGAGAAAGGTGACCGAGTCTGGGGGTGTCCTAGGACAGGTCACCCAGCCCGACGTCACCCCTTCTCACTGTTGACTCCGGCCTCGCCATCGCCCTGCTTCTCCAGCAGCTGCTCCATGTTGGTCGTTCCGGGGGCCGCTGGGTCCAACTGGCCACCCCCGCAGGGTGCTGTCTGGTCGAAGAGTGCTGGGAGACTGCTGATTGGGGACCTGGGGTCAGAAGGGAAAACCGAGCTCAGGCTTACCTCACTCCCCCACTCCTgtctccctgccctcctcctcccgcCTTAGGGGTTTCAGTCATCCCCTCTGGATCCCAACCTCTTCCCCGCGCCCGCCTCTCCGCTCTCTCCTCCCTGACGGTCCCTCCACCccgctcccagcccctcccccaagccgCCACTCTCTCCCTCACATGGAAGACAGACTCTCCTGGGGGGAGGTCCCCCGACATCGGAAGCTGCAGTCCTCCAGGTCTGGCTCTTGGAAggagaaggagggcagggatcaGCGAGGAAGAGGTGCCGTCGGCCTCACAGTCCCCGCCTGGGAAGTGGGTGCGGGATCTGGGACCGTACCGCAGACCCCTTTCCCCAGGATCTCCCAACCCCAGATAGCCAGTTCTAGTTCTTAAGGCGCTGGGAGCCCTGGCTTGGAAACCCAGCGCCATGGGAGGCAAAGCCATGAGATCtcgtcccttcctccttctctaggCAGAAAGGCTCCTGCAGCCTGGCTACTTTCAGATCCACCTCctaatttttttcctggaaaacttACAACTTCAGAGTCATAGAAACTTGGGGCCTACACAGTCCTGAGTTGAACTTGGATATGatacttacttgctgtgtgaccgtGGGCTTGAAACTAACCTCTCTGAAGTGATTGTTACGAGGATTAAAATGAGGTAGTAAATGTGAAGCGTTAATCTGAACGGCTTAGCTGGCATGCAGCAAGgccttaattactgtagctattATAATCAGTTTTATATGACCTTTATATTAATAAACTAAAACATTAGACGTCAAAACCCTCTGTTGGGCCACTGAATTCCACTTTGCGTTTTGGCAAAATACAGTCACCTACTCTGTAGGGTTCTTAATTCTGGAATCAGATTGGCCCCCTTAAGGCTTACCTGAACTGGTAAGCCCCGCCCTCCAGCCGGCCAGGTGGTACCGCTGCACCAATCAGCTCTCTGGGGCTGGGTTGACtctccagggagagggaggggcacttGTGATCCGCCCCCTTAACTCCTAAATACCCAGAGAGGCTGCTGTCCAGCTGGTGGGATCTCTGTAAACTCTGATCCCAAGAACTCACTAAGAGGCCAGCAGGGAGCTAGGCTACACCGGTAGGAGAACGAGGCTTGGGGCCAGGGTACCAGAATTTCAGCTGCTGCGCTGCCTTTCCCTACCCCAActgccttgagcaagtcattcatctctctgcctttttgttttgtgagATGGAGCAGTATTTATTCTGCCCTGTCCTGTCCCGCCTCCTCACGGGGGTTTTAACGTGAAAGTGTAGGTTTGTCGTGTGTGGAATGTTTTTTTGCAGGGTGGGCAATGGCCAGAGGGTGCGGGCAGCCAGAAAGCCCTCCCATCCTTTCTGGGGTGACAAGCAGGTGACAGGGGCCCCTCAGGCCTTTGGGAAGAAAGGGGAATGGGGTCAGAGACTCACATACCTGTGTGGCTGCTCTCGGCTTGGGTGAGGAGGGGGTTAACGGCACCCATGGGGGTTCCAAAGATGTGGGTAGAAGGGAGACTAAAGGTGGAGCCAGCCAGAGAAAACACCTGAGGGAAAGGAGGTAGAGTCCAGCCTGGTGGTTATTCTTGGATCTAGAGCACAACTGTGTGCACCGGGGTGGAGGGGACCAGGCgtgctggggaggagagaggaccagagagagggagaagttcTGGTGGTGAGCAAGCCCAATCTCTCAAATTCCCATGGGAAGCTGGGGTCCTCAGCAGGCTGTCCCCCACCTGCCCAGGGATGGCGGAGCCCAGGAGTAAGGCCTCACCTGAGTGGTGGAGATAgaagcagaggaggaagggagggtgcTGGTGAATGGGGAGCGGCTGAGGCGGGGCAAGGCCGAGGTCCCTGGGGGCCCCAGAAGGCTGGAGGAGAGGGGGGTGCTGCAGACAGCCCGCAGCATTCCACCACCGTGGGAGATGGGGTCCTTATTACTGGTGTAGATGCCTACAGGCAcaagacagacacagagggaagcttagagtcacccctcccccacgcccCACCTTAGTCAGGTGGCTAGAGCAGCCTCTCCCCAAGGAGAACACTCCCCTGGATCTGGCCACACACCAGTCTCACCCTCTTGCTGCAAAGATGTCACTTCTTGCTTGGGTGACATCTGCTTGCCATGCCTGCTTATTCCACTGCCCTGCTAAACCTGGAGAATTCCCAGTTTTTCTAATCCCCCAACCCAAACTTGGTTAAGTCCTGTTGGCAATCTCTCCCGCTACAACCATGCAGAAAATGGGTATGGGGGAGTGTCTCAGAGGTGACTGTCACCTGCATCCTTTGTCTTCTGGAGCAGTTTCTATCGCATTTCCTTCTAACTGCATGTTTGTGCCTCTGTCCCCTCACTAGACTGGCTGGGCCCTGAGATACCCTCCATCCCCAAGGGTCACTAACCTGCCCCCAGCAGTGGGGACTCCAGGCTCAGGCTGGGCAGGCTCCCGGAAGGCCCAAAGGTACGGGAGGCCAGACCACCCAGGCCAGAGCTGACAAGGGAACCTCCGGAGAAGGGTGAGGCAGCAGTGGCGGTAAAGCCAGCCAGCTGGGCAccgggcagggagggaagggccGGGCCCCCGGTGCCCTCCTTGTTGCGGCTGCCCTTGGGACGGCCTGGCCCGTGTCGGCTCCTCTTGCTGGCTTTGTGCTTCTTCTCCTTCAGGCCTGTCTCAGGGGCCTCCTCAACAGGCACAGGGGCGGCGCTCAGTGTGGGCATCCGCTTGTGGGTGCCTGCTGAGGTCCCGGACCCTGAGACGTGGGGTGACTTATAGTCCCCAGGGGACGGGGCCCGGGCCCGGCCCGagctggaggtggtggtggagaaGCGCATGATGGGCCCAAAGccagagaagaccaccttctgCTCAAAGAGGTCAGCCTTGGGGGGCTCGGgggctgagggagagggaggagctgAAGGGGGGCGCGCTGCGGGCTTGGAGTACTTGTCCTCCTCTGGCTGCTCCAACTTGGGGAATGCAGAGAAGTCAGGGGAGCTCTGCAGGGACGAAACTGCAGAGGGGGAAACGGAATTACAGCTGGACCTCAgatcccctgcctccctcccactcagTGTGCACTAGTAGAGAGAACTCTGGTCAGGGGATGGGGAAGCTGAGTTTCCTGTCCCAGCTCGGCCACTGTGTCTGTGTCCTGGGACGAGTGTCCCCGCCCTCCAGCTTTCCCACCTGTGATAAAGTAGGAGGAGAATAACTCCCACCCTAGTGAGCTCACTCTGATGACTACAGAGATTACAGGAGATTAGAGTTGGTGCTTTAAACATGGTACCTGACAGCGTAAGTGCAGGGGATAATGAATATGGTTATGGGGGTTGGAGAGGTGGGCCCTGAGGGAGACCGGAGGGGAGTTCCACCTCGAGAGGAGAGGGCTGAGGGGAGGGTGTGGATGGGAGTCACTTGGTGGGGATCCCCCCGACCCCAACCACTTTAGGAAGCAAATGAGACGCAAACCAACATAAAAAGGCCCTTGGTAGAAAAGCTCAGGGCCAAAGACTGTCCCGCTCCCAGCCTCCTCCGGGACGCCCACACTCACCTGCAGGCTGGAAGGGCCccccagaggaggaggaagaggaggaggaagaagaggaggaggcggAGGTAAAGCTGCTCACACCTTTCCCACTGCTCAGCTTCTTCCCCTTGTGACTCAGGCCATGGCTGGAAGACTTTTTCCCCTTTGAGTCCCTGCTGCTTTCAGAAGTCTCCTGAGTGCTGGCCTCgtggtgggaggaggaggaagctgaggaggAGAcctgagggaaggaggagaggaaggctcGAGGCCGGCCCCCAGGGTCTGGGCTCACCCTGACTTGGGAGCGGAGCAGGACACAGGACCTAGGGCTCTACTGGGGGAGCCCAGAGTTAGCTTCAGGAAGGATTTTCGGGCAAGGGGATAGTGGCAGGAGCTCCTAGACCAGGGAGATGGGGGGCAGCTCTGTAACTTCTGGGTGTGAAGAGTTGGGAGCTCTGAACCCAAGAAACTGTCTGTCCTTCACCTCGGGCAGGCGAGAGATGAAAACAGTCTCAGAGTCTGTACCGATGCACGTATCTTCTTAGTCACTCATTTAAGAaatacttaggggcttccctggtggcgcagtggttgagagtccacctgccgatgcaggggacacgggttcgtgccccggtccgggaggatcccacatgccgtggagcggctgggcccgtgagccatggccgctgagcctacgcgtccggagcctgtgctccgcaacgggagaggccacaacagtgagaggcccgcgtaccgcaaaaaaagaaaaaaaaaaagaaatacttaggcCTAAAGGGCTGGACTTGTGTTGGGAACTGGTGTACGCAGGGAAGAGGAACTTCAAGGAGAATGGCCTCATTCCTGGGCCctccagtccccaccactccctccaTGCTCACCCCCAGAAGCAGCCACCTGGCCGACAGCCTGCTCCCTGGCCACTCCATGCCCTTCCTAGACAACCTGAGCTTCCATGCCCAGCCCTCTGCCCGGAGAGCCTAGCCTTCCTCTTCCCGGGAAACATCTTCTCCTTCCAAATCCAGCTCGAGAGCCCCCTCTTCCGTGAAGTCACCCTATAGCTACCTGGGGTGGAACAAATCTTTCTGTCCTCTTATTTCCGGGTATCGTGTACCCACCCACGTCAGCCATCAGGTGCCACACTGTACTGCAAGATACGGTCCCCCACGTCTGAGGGTGGCAGCAGTGGCTGGAAGAGCGGGGTCTCTGGGGTCTGTTAGCCTAGTGGGTTCTGCCGGTTACCACCGTGTTATGTTGTGTGGTCTCTCAACCTCACCGAGCTTCAGTGTCCTTATGGGGCTAATTATGCCTATTTGGAGAATTATGAGGACCACAATGCCAGACACATAGTATGGGGTCAATAATGAGGATGATTCTGATGGCATGGCTGCTAGTGATACACTGCAGAGACAGTGTCCTGTGGTGGTTAAGAGAACAGGCCTTCAAGCCCGACTGCCcgggttcaaatcttgactccaCCACTCCCTAGCTGTGTGCTTTTAGGCaaatgacttaacttctctgtgcctcagtttcttcatttattaaatgGGGTTAATAAAATACCTACTTCATTggattattttgaggattaaatgagcaaatccCCCAGGCATCCCCTCCATCCCCCTGTTCCAGAAGGGAGCCTGGCATGTGGTGAGTGAGTTAGGGCTTTGTATTACTACCAGGGATGGCTTTTCCTCCTGGTGGAGACCAGGTATTCAGTAAATGAACAAATGCCAGAGGGAGGATGGATGGGAGAATGAGAGCCACCCCGTGCTGCCCCTTCCTGGGCGGAGCCCTGgtctcttgtctttttctttgttcttttcaacAGCTGGAGTTCTGAAGGGAGCCAGATGTGGTTATGAGAGCAAGGGAGGAGAGGGCccagggggaggggtggctgaaatgctggggtgggtggagggggatGGGCAGAATGCTCCAACACATCCAAAGGGATGCCCAGCCACTGGGATAACTCCTAGATCTCTGGCCCTCTCTTTCCCCCTGCCTGCAAACCCCAGGGAAAGACCAGAGGGCGCAGACATCAAGCTTTTCCAGGTGAGCCCtgggcagcagggaggggagagggttacTGGGACAGTTGCCACAGCAACATCACCCTGGAAACCTGATACCTGAGCCTCCTGCTAAGATGCCCAGAGCTCTGCCAACCTCCTGAGGCCAGTGGAGGTGAATGGGGCAGTAATGGTGACAGGAGGAGGCAGCGTCTCCAGGCCCCTGTTCTCCTTCCATGGGGAGGACGGGCTggaaggaggggcagggagggctgcTCTGGCTTGGATTAGCCATTCCCTGGCCTCGGATAGGGCCTGCTGGTTGCTTATCCAGATGTTGCCAGTTTCTGGAGTCAGGCCTGACATGCCATGCCCCTACCGGGAAGGTGGGCTCGGTGAGGGTTTCAGGGTGTGGTCCACAGGCCTGCCCCGCAAGCCATCAGGGGCCACACTTTCAGTCCCTCCGGCCTGCATGGAGCGGGCTTTTGGTTAGGCGACAGGCTCTGGGCAGCCTCCTGATGCGGAGGAGGGATGAGAGTGAAGGggtcctctctgcctctctttggGGAAATGGGCCCCAGAAAATCAGAGAAGCACCGTGAGTACCGTACCTGCAGACAGGAGCCCAGTGCCGAGGCCCTCTGTCTGGACAGAGGCAGATGTGAACATCTGGCAGCCAGCAGGCAGGgtggtgccccccaccccacccctacctctCCTGGTTGGGCTGAGGAGCAGAGGCCCCTCCTGGGCTAGAAGAGGAGTagagcggggtggggtggggagcagaggcaTATTAACATGAAGCTGAGGAGGTTCCCAGGGGTGCTCACCCTGACCCCTCGCCCCGTGCCTCCCTCCCGCTGCGGTGGCCATCCCGCCTGGGTGTAGGCAGCAGTACCTTGTCAGCAGTGGGGACCACAGGTGGGGTGAGGATGCTGGGGGGTGACTCAGGCCGCTTCTTGTGCTTCTGTTTAAGGCGTTCTTTGTCCTTTCGACtctggggaggaagaagggactGGAACTGATGTTGGGGAACAGTCTGGGTCAGGATAAACACAGCACATGCGTGTGGGGAGTGGGGTCCTTTCAAGGACAAGGCTTTGTGGGCACCATCTCCCCCTATGGAGGGACTGGGGGACTTTGGCGGGACAGGAGTGGCCCAGGCAGGTTCCTCTGAGAGCCGAcagcccttccccctcctcctcactGCCTGCTAAAAATAGCCCGTCCCATTATCATGCCAGCGACACAGAGCACCGCTCATGTGAGCACACACCCGGGACACCGAGCTGTGCGGAGGGACGGGGGCCGGGCACACCGTGACGTGTGGCGGGGATGCAGGCGTGTGCACTTACAAACTGGACCGACACATGGCTAGACTGTGGCGTGTGTGCAAATGTTGGGGACACTGTCATGTCATGGGGAGGACACGGAGGAACCACACAGATACAAAGAGCCCCAGGGAAGccaagccttcacctcaccctcCGTGACCCTCACATGTCACTTCCTCAGTCCCCTCTCTGCCCTCAGTGGcctcagaggaaggaagggggtagGCCCTATGGCCTTCCAGAGACCTGGGTGGCTTCTTGAAAGAAACAGGTGTTTGTGAGTGggcaggaggggtggagggagaagaCTTTTACCTTCTTCTGGCCCCTCTCGTGGTGGGAAGGGTGCTTCTCCTGCTGCGTGGACGGCGAGGCCGACCTGCTCCTCCGGCCAGCGATAAAGCCGCTACCGCCTGCCCCTGTGCCTCCCCCTCCTCCGCTGCCTCCCCCGCTCGCATGCCGGGATGTTTTCTGGGGAGAGAACCGAGAGGAACTGCCATAACCTCCTCCCACTAGCCTAGGAAAAGGTTCCTGAAGATCagggaccccccacccccacactgcCCGTCACTAAGAGGACCCTGTGTCCTTAATGATACTCTGCTCAATGGAAGTGCATTCCCTAGACTGGAATCCTGGTTTCCCCGCTGGCTTGTCCAGTGCACAAGATTCAGcagcaactgaggcccagagaggtggggCGTCTCGGCCCAGCAACGCATGGATGGAGGCAGCCTCTCACTCTCCGCCCACCTCTTCTCACAGTGCCCTCTCGGCCCCTCTCAGGCCCTGGGCCACGGCCCACTACCACCTCCTTCCCTGGGGTGGAGGACATACAGGACAGCCCTCATGGGAGCCCCTGCTCCCCTGTACTCCATACCCCATCCTCTCCTCCAGACACTTTGCTCCAGCCATCACCCCTTCTCCTTTGTTCCTGGCCCTCCACCAAACACAGTGGTTCCTTTTGTCCCAAAGGACCTGCTGCCCTTAAGAAgcggaggcggggggggggggggagtaaaCATCCATAAGAAAAACCCAGACAACACTTGTGCTGCCATTCCCCCCGGCCAGAGCCTTGGACTCCCCACTGCCTGGGCTGATGGCTTCACCTGTCCTAGACTTATAGCTGTTCCCTCTAAGGCCACCCACTACCTCCCAACCGTCAAATGCAAGCACTAATTTCAGGCCTCGTCTgaccccatccctccccagcGGTGGGCACTGCTTCTACTCTGCTGAGCTCTGAACTCCCCACCTCATGGTTCTCTTCACACTTGAGCCCCCTACCTGATGGGCACCCGGGGATTCCAGCCCCAGCCTTATACACCTGGGGCTGCCACTACCACCCTGCCTGGGGGCCTCACAGCCACCAAATCTGAACATCCCCACTTGGCACCTCCTATGAACCAAACCGAGCTCCCTACGTTGTCTTAAGTTGATATCAAACCCTGCACCTAGATGACCCTATGACTTATGATCCAAAGTAGGACACTTCTGAAAATGAAAGGGGGAGCTATTAATAATTACACCAGGGCAAAAGGCACAAACTGGGACTCTCCGGGGCAGACCAGGACATATGCTAGCCCTACAGAAGCGTACTGCACCCTGTTCACAGCGCCCTCAGGTGCTCAAGCCTCATCCACCCAGCATTGAGAGCCTGAATCCTATGTGCCACCCTCAACTCCTCCTTCTCAGCTACCCTGACATGTAGGCAAGTCTATCTAGAAATGGTTCTAGAACCCAGCTTCATCCCTCCATCCCCCCTTTCTCACAGCTGTCTCCCAGCCGCGCCCTGGCCCTTCAAATCTGGCTTCACAGTGGCTGCCAGGGTaatcttcctaaaacacaaatctgatcgtGTTACCCTCTTGCTTTCAAGCCGCCTTATGAGCCTGTAGCCTGGGGGTGAGGTCCAAGCTGCCTTCCCAGTCAGGCCACGGCATACCTCTCCAGGACACCCCACAGCTTCTGGAAATGCACGTCTCTCCACAAACATGGGTTAGCACCCCTTCTCCCACCTCTCCTTGGGCCCCTGAACCTGGGGCAGAAGCAAGTCCAGCTCTGGCCCTCCTTGGGCTTTTTCGCCTCATCTCCTGCCttgtccctcccccacaccctgtTCTGCCGCTTATGAATGCTTTCTCATCTCGGGACTTTACCCACGCcagtccctctgcctgggattcctttctctctgtctctgcttagCAGGCTGCTGAGGAGCTTCAGACTGTCTGTTCTGAATCCCACACACCAGCTGGGAGATAAATAACAGAATCTTAGTGGGTCTGAGCTTACTCATCCATAGAAACGGGGAAATGCAGTACACCTAGTTCTTAGGGTTTGGGGGACGAtcacacaaaaaaacacacataaagaGATTAGTACAGAGGCTGGGACACAGCGAGCCCCACAAATGTTGGCTCAGCTTAAATGCTGCCTCTTCCTTGAAGCCTCCCAGACTCTGACAGGCAGGGCCTGAGCTCCGTCCTCTGGATGGAGCCTGGTTCGGCTCTGATTCACACCCCTCAACTGTGCTTCAATTATTCCTCATCCAGTGGtgagctcctcaagggcagggacaTAGTTCCTTCCACGTctgtcctcccagccccaggcactGGCCTGGCCTGGAGCCCATACCCTCTAAACCATGGCTGACTGACCCATTCATGCCCAGATGAAACTCACCATTTTGCTGAAGTGGTATTTGCAATAACCACAGTACTTGACATTGTCGACCTCCAGCACTTCCTCCTCACACAGCAGGCCTGCCATCTGGGCACTAACCGAGAAAGGTCAGCCTGAGAAGGGTGGCCACGAACCAGACCAGCCACCTCCCCTGCACCCTCCTAGATCCCTGCGGGGGTGAAGCCAAGACCACCCAAGGAAAGCACTGCCCTCATCTCCAAAGACACAGCAGCTAGCATGAACCTCTTTAGCAGCCCCCCATGGCAAAGCTCGGAGGGGGTTGGTACAGCTGGCTAGAGGACCCTTCAGGGTGGGTGCAGGGCAGGCGGGGCTCTCACCAGGTGACATGGAAAGCTTGTCGACATCCGTGGCGGTTACAGGTCATGCAAGCTCCTGAGGCTGCCTTGCTTTCCCGGCCCTGCTCCTCACAGATGTAACATGTCTGCAGGATACAGTACAATcgtgccctcctccctcccacctgagGGATCCTTTGGTCTCCCCCCTCAATTCCATCCTCTCCACGTGATCCTAAGTCAGGGCTATCCAACAGCACTGTTggtggtgatggaactgttctctACCGCACTGTCTGATGCAGCAGTCACAGACCACGTAAGGTTACTGAGCActggaaatgtggctagtgtgactgaggacctgaattttaaattctatttgattttaattaatttacataaccacatgtggccagtggctactatACTGGACAGTGCAGTCCTTGGACGGTGAGCCCGATAAGGCCAGGGACTGTGTCTGCCTTCCTCACCGGTGAGCTCATCcccacctctgggcctttgcacatgctattccTTCTGCCCGGTACCTGGAACTCTCCCCCCTCATCAAGGATGGCTCCTTCTCATCCCCCAGGTCTCAACCAAAATGTCTCTTTCCTTGACTACTTTATCTAAAGtaagccccccccgcccccccgcaagGTATCCTTTATTTCAGtaccttgtttgttttctttacagcACTTAACACAAGTTGCATTTACTTTATTTGCCTGTTTATTGATATCTATAGTCTTCCCACCCAGAAGTGTGAGTTCCGTGGGGCAGGGAGCACACCTGTCTTGATCAATCTAAACACTGTGTGTCTAGCATCTTGCCCCAgttttggcacatagtaggcactcagtaaaatgtgctcagtgaatgaataagtgaactgCTCGCTAAGGTCTACCTTCAGGCAGTACTTCTGCAAGGGAGCCTACTATTTCACTTGA is a window encoding:
- the MLLT6 gene encoding protein AF-17 isoform X5; this translates as MKEMVGGCCVCSDERGWAENPLVYCDGHACSVAVHQACYGIVQVPTGPWFCRKCESQERAARVRCELCPHKDGALKRTDNGGWAHVVCALYIPEVQFANVLTMEPIVLQYVPHDRFNKTCYICEEQGRESKAASGACMTCNRHGCRQAFHVTCAQMAGLLCEEEVLEVDNVKYCGYCKYHFSKMKTSRHASGGGSGGGGGTGAGGSGFIAGRRSRSASPSTQQEKHPSHHERGQKKSLLPPQSRKDKERLKQKHKKRPESPPSILTPPVVPTADKVSSSASSSSHHEASTQETSESSRDSKGKKSSSHGLSHKGKKLSSGKGVSSFTSASSSSSSSSSSSSGGPFQPAVSSLQSSPDFSAFPKLEQPEEDKYSKPAARPPSAPPSPSAPEPPKADLFEQKVVFSGFGPIMRFSTTTSSSGRARAPSPGDYKSPHVSGSGTSAGTHKRMPTLSAAPVPVEEAPETGLKEKKHKASKRSRHGPGRPKGSRNKEGTGGPALPSLPGAQLAGFTATAASPFSGGSLVSSGLGGLASRTFGPSGSLPSLSLESPLLGAGIYTSNKDPISHGGGMLRAVCSTPLSSSLLGPPGTSALPRLSRSPFTSTLPSSSASISTTQVFSLAGSTFSLPSTHIFGTPMGAVNPLLTQAESSHTEPDLEDCSFRCRGTSPQESLSSMSPISSLPALFDQTAPCGGGQLDPAAPGTTNMEQLLEKQGDGEAGVNIVEMLKALHALQKENQRLQEQILSLTAKKERLQILNVQLSVPFAALPAALPATNGPVPGPYGLPPQAGSSDSLSTSKSPPGKNSLGLDNSLSTSSEPHRAAATPPAAARAAAPAAPAAPGVPTADPGTPDCCLPDDPADPAEAGAAAAADGRGLPVAHGQPAGRELHPAAVRGHSWPAAHSICPTSAARRSPGGSLARQQHKSHGRSSCGRSSSSSRRTSSPHCPDQPLPQPVGGGWQWQWPQRRDC